Proteins from a single region of Aestuariirhabdus haliotis:
- the asd gene encoding archaetidylserine decarboxylase (Phosphatidylserine decarboxylase is synthesized as a single chain precursor. Generation of the pyruvoyl active site from a Ser is coupled to cleavage of a Gly-Ser bond between the larger (beta) and smaller (alpha chains). It is an integral membrane protein.) — protein MNPKLFALLQYLIPQHALSRVAGWVAECRWPWLKNRFIGIFVRHYRVDMSQAAEEDPKAYAHFNDFFTRALKPDARVIAEDKSQLVCPADGQISQIGQIEYGRIFQAKGQDYSLTELVGGDTALADEFMNGAFATIYLSPRDYHRVHMPMNGTLRSMTYVPGQLFSVNQATAENIPRLFARNERVVAIFDTEQGPMAMILVGAMIVASIETVWAGLVAPVRREIKCTDYSDEARQPITLKRGEEMGRFKLGSTVILLHPKDSMKWLESMRAGNSVRMGEALGTVQTTP, from the coding sequence GTGAATCCGAAACTCTTTGCCCTACTGCAATACCTTATTCCCCAGCACGCGCTTTCCCGAGTTGCGGGCTGGGTTGCCGAGTGCCGTTGGCCCTGGCTGAAAAACCGCTTTATCGGCATTTTCGTCCGACATTATCGGGTTGATATGAGCCAGGCCGCGGAAGAAGACCCCAAAGCCTACGCACATTTTAATGATTTCTTTACCCGCGCCCTGAAACCCGATGCTCGAGTAATCGCAGAGGATAAATCCCAACTGGTCTGCCCTGCAGACGGCCAGATCAGTCAAATCGGCCAGATCGAATATGGCCGCATCTTCCAGGCCAAGGGTCAGGATTACAGTCTGACCGAACTGGTCGGAGGCGATACCGCATTGGCCGACGAGTTTATGAACGGTGCCTTTGCAACAATTTACCTGTCCCCCAGAGACTATCACCGGGTTCATATGCCAATGAACGGCACATTGCGCAGCATGACATATGTTCCTGGCCAACTGTTCTCGGTCAATCAGGCCACCGCCGAAAACATTCCCCGCCTGTTTGCACGCAACGAACGTGTTGTCGCCATCTTTGATACCGAGCAAGGGCCGATGGCGATGATTCTGGTCGGCGCGATGATCGTCGCCAGCATTGAAACCGTTTGGGCAGGACTGGTGGCGCCGGTCCGTCGAGAAATAAAGTGCACCGATTACAGCGACGAGGCTCGCCAGCCCATCACCCTGAAGCGCGGGGAAGAGATGGGGCGCTTTAAATTGGGTTCAACGGTTATCCTGTTACACCCCAAGGACAGCATGAAATGGCTGGAATCTATGCGTGCGGGTAATAGCGTCCGCATGGGTGAAGCCCTGGGCACGGTTCAAACCACGCCTTAA
- a CDS encoding rhodanese-like domain-containing protein gives MTQLRHLPLILEPEELQPLLGHSELLILDLCRGDLYSRAHVPGAIHIEPSRLMRREEPAMGKCPTPEQLLQLFRDIGYTGQEHIVVYDDEGGGWAGRMIWTLDLIQHPHYSYLNGGMLAWLDSGLATEQAANQPSSSTVELEFDFSPLVSREALQAQLGNDDLVIWDARSEAEYRGEKVMALRGGHIPGAINYEWTRAMDRNRQLRIRDDLLPELEALGIARNKRIVTHCQSHHRSGFTYLLGKALGYESIQAYDGSWSEWGNLPDTPIDC, from the coding sequence ATGACCCAATTGCGCCATCTCCCCCTGATCCTTGAACCCGAAGAGCTGCAGCCATTGCTGGGGCACTCGGAGCTGCTGATTCTGGATCTGTGCCGCGGCGACCTGTACAGCCGTGCCCACGTCCCCGGGGCTATACATATAGAACCATCTCGCCTGATGCGACGGGAAGAACCCGCCATGGGCAAGTGCCCAACTCCCGAGCAGTTGCTGCAACTGTTCCGTGACATCGGTTATACCGGTCAGGAACACATCGTTGTCTACGATGATGAAGGGGGTGGCTGGGCCGGGCGCATGATCTGGACCCTGGACCTGATTCAGCACCCACATTACTCCTACCTCAATGGCGGCATGCTAGCCTGGCTAGACAGCGGACTGGCCACCGAACAGGCAGCCAACCAGCCTTCATCCAGCACCGTCGAGCTGGAATTTGATTTCAGTCCGCTGGTGTCTCGCGAAGCCCTGCAAGCACAATTAGGGAATGACGACCTGGTTATCTGGGATGCTCGCTCCGAGGCGGAATATCGGGGAGAGAAAGTCATGGCACTCCGCGGCGGCCACATTCCTGGCGCCATCAATTACGAATGGACCCGCGCCATGGATCGCAACCGCCAGCTACGTATTCGGGATGATCTGCTGCCCGAACTGGAAGCCCTGGGCATCGCACGCAACAAACGCATCGTGACCCACTGCCAGTCCCATCATCGTTCGGGTTTCACCTATCTGCTGGGCAAGGCACTCGGTTATGAGTCCATTCAAGCCTACGATGGTTCCTGGTCCGAATGGGGCAACCTGCCCGACACCCCGATTGACTGCTAA
- a CDS encoding HDOD domain-containing protein — protein MSSDLEIRTAQDWKTLLESKPLPVMEDSYHKLLGALKDENTSLYSLAQMMKSCPVICLHVLSTVNKSRKPDDSRVINLEHALSLLGLTPLQQLLASLKPINPRHSAASQYYCQAITSSYHAARQAQHWYQELNRETSETAFWTAMFAQMVRWPLWLYAPNKMRQLKAKVASGKNPQTSEEEVLGCTLEELTQLMDTHWPLPQLEAPERQQLSTVSASEWLQLSRIAIKPVLQRFAQAPFYDRYLYLMHDHREIKLIKNGLGGTVTLANMIAEEANHGWYSTRMRRLLRLLALLINRDFEDSADLCHQTAIDISHESMSWLMPPPATALLWPVRQSSIPQANIKQPVASAHKVPKTPSPGVTPRKANLSHFKAIHQQLIKQPQSVEGLPQLAELLGRALYHGLGFDRVVIALPNKERSRLISFKRFGDDNLHFTLDLTQRSLMQNLMQKPASVWVKGPQQTALWNQIPPAFLRLVANEQFFLRSLFAGERSAGLIFADMGISKRPLSDQHYQYFQALAKASGPVLMHLARKPKPGSQPSKS, from the coding sequence ATGAGCAGCGATCTCGAAATACGCACCGCACAAGACTGGAAAACACTGCTGGAGAGCAAGCCGCTACCGGTGATGGAGGACTCCTATCACAAGCTGCTTGGTGCTCTAAAAGATGAGAATACCTCTCTTTATAGTCTTGCCCAAATGATGAAGTCTTGCCCGGTGATCTGCTTGCATGTGCTGTCGACAGTAAACAAGTCACGCAAACCAGACGACTCCCGAGTGATCAATCTCGAGCATGCTCTGTCGTTGTTAGGCCTAACGCCACTGCAGCAATTACTGGCTAGCCTAAAACCCATTAATCCCCGTCATAGCGCGGCCAGTCAGTACTACTGCCAAGCCATCACCAGCAGTTATCACGCCGCCCGCCAAGCACAGCATTGGTATCAGGAACTCAACCGGGAGACCAGCGAAACGGCATTTTGGACCGCGATGTTCGCCCAAATGGTTCGTTGGCCTTTATGGCTTTACGCTCCCAATAAGATGCGGCAACTAAAAGCGAAAGTAGCCTCAGGAAAAAACCCTCAGACGAGCGAAGAGGAAGTACTGGGCTGCACGCTCGAGGAGCTTACCCAGCTGATGGATACTCACTGGCCCCTGCCACAGCTGGAAGCCCCTGAACGTCAGCAGCTCTCAACAGTATCAGCCTCGGAGTGGTTGCAACTGTCTCGCATCGCGATCAAACCGGTTTTGCAGCGCTTTGCCCAAGCACCTTTCTATGATCGTTATTTGTATTTAATGCACGACCACCGTGAGATCAAGCTGATCAAAAATGGCCTCGGCGGCACGGTTACCCTCGCCAACATGATCGCCGAAGAAGCCAATCATGGCTGGTACAGCACGCGAATGAGACGTCTTTTGCGGCTTCTGGCCCTGCTGATCAACCGGGACTTTGAAGACAGTGCAGATCTGTGCCACCAGACCGCCATTGATATCTCCCACGAGTCCATGAGTTGGTTAATGCCGCCTCCCGCCACGGCTTTGCTATGGCCAGTCCGACAATCGTCAATTCCACAAGCCAATATCAAGCAACCTGTAGCGTCTGCCCACAAAGTGCCCAAGACCCCGTCACCCGGCGTTACCCCCCGAAAGGCCAACCTGTCTCATTTCAAAGCGATTCATCAACAGTTGATCAAACAACCGCAGTCCGTTGAGGGCTTGCCGCAACTGGCCGAACTATTAGGCAGAGCTCTCTATCATGGCCTGGGCTTTGACCGGGTGGTGATCGCCCTGCCCAATAAAGAGCGTTCACGTCTGATCTCATTCAAACGCTTCGGGGACGATAACCTTCATTTCACGCTGGATCTTACGCAACGCTCGTTAATGCAAAATCTGATGCAAAAACCGGCTTCCGTCTGGGTAAAAGGCCCCCAACAAACAGCGCTCTGGAACCAGATCCCTCCCGCCTTCCTGCGTCTGGTTGCCAATGAACAGTTTTTCCTGCGTTCCTTGTTTGCCGGCGAGCGCAGTGCCGGCCTGATATTTGCGGATATGGGCATTAGCAAACGCCCACTGAGCGACCAGCACTACCAATACTTCCAGGCACTTGCCAAGGCCTCCGGCCCTGTACTAATGCATCTGGCCCGTAAACCAAAACCGGGTTCTCAGCCTTCGAAGAGTTAG